A genomic stretch from Enterobacter oligotrophicus includes:
- the dusB gene encoding tRNA dihydrouridine synthase DusB, with translation MRIGHHQLRNRLIAAPMAGITDRPFRTLCYEMGAGLTVSEMMSSNPQVWESDKSRLRMVHIDEPGIRTVQIAGSVPEEMADAARINVESGAQIIDINMGCPAKKVNRKLAGSALLQYPDQVQSILTAVVSAVDVPVTLKIRTGWSPEHRNCVEIAQLAEDCGIQALTIHGRTRACLFNGEAEYDSIRAVKQKVSIPVIANGDITDPLKARAVLDYTGADALMIGRAAQGRPWIFREIQHYLDTGELLAPLPLAEVKRLLCSHVRELHDFYGQAKGYRIARKHVSWYLQEHAPNDQFRRTFNAIEDASEQLEALEAYFENFA, from the coding sequence ATGCGCATCGGACACCACCAGCTCAGAAATCGCCTGATCGCAGCCCCAATGGCAGGTATTACCGACCGGCCGTTCAGGACGCTGTGCTACGAGATGGGAGCAGGGTTAACCGTTTCCGAGATGATGTCGTCTAACCCGCAGGTATGGGAAAGCGACAAGTCCCGCCTTCGGATGGTGCACATTGATGAGCCAGGTATTCGCACCGTGCAAATTGCCGGAAGCGTGCCTGAAGAGATGGCAGACGCCGCGCGTATTAACGTGGAAAGTGGTGCCCAGATTATTGATATTAATATGGGTTGCCCGGCCAAAAAGGTGAATCGCAAACTTGCAGGTTCAGCCCTTCTGCAATACCCCGACCAGGTGCAATCTATCCTGACGGCGGTTGTCAGCGCAGTGGACGTTCCTGTTACGTTGAAGATTCGCACGGGTTGGTCGCCGGAACACCGTAACTGTGTAGAGATTGCCCAACTGGCTGAAGACTGTGGCATTCAGGCCCTGACCATACACGGACGCACTCGCGCCTGTTTGTTTAATGGTGAAGCTGAATACGACAGCATTCGGGCAGTTAAGCAGAAAGTTTCCATTCCGGTTATCGCGAATGGCGACATTACTGACCCGCTTAAAGCCAGAGCTGTGCTCGACTATACGGGAGCTGATGCTCTGATGATAGGACGTGCAGCTCAGGGAAGACCCTGGATCTTTCGGGAAATCCAGCATTATCTGGACACTGGGGAGCTGCTTGCTCCACTGCCTCTGGCAGAGGTCAAGCGCTTGCTTTGTTCGCATGTTCGGGAATTGCATGACTTTTATGGTCAGGCAAAAGGGTACCGAATTGCGCGTAAACACGTCTCCTGGTATCTCCAGGAGCACGCTCCAAATGACCAGTTTCGGCGCACATTCAACGCCATAGAGGATGCCAGCGAACAGCTGGAGGCGTTGGAGGCATACTTCGAAAATTTTGCGTAA
- the fis gene encoding DNA-binding transcriptional regulator Fis, giving the protein MFEQRVNSDVLTVSTVNSQDQVTQKPLRDSVKQALKNYFAQLNGQDVNDLYELVLAEVEQPLLDMVMQYTRGNQTRAALMMGINRGTLRKKLKKYGMN; this is encoded by the coding sequence ATGTTCGAACAACGCGTAAATTCTGACGTACTGACCGTTTCTACCGTTAACTCTCAGGATCAGGTAACTCAAAAACCCCTGCGTGACTCGGTTAAACAGGCACTGAAGAACTATTTTGCTCAACTGAATGGTCAGGATGTTAATGACCTGTATGAGTTGGTACTGGCTGAAGTTGAACAGCCACTGTTGGACATGGTGATGCAATACACCCGCGGTAACCAAACCCGCGCTGCCCTGATGATGGGTATCAACCGTGGTACTCTGCGTAAGAAACTGAAAAAATACGGCATGAACTGA
- a CDS encoding DUF2556 family protein, translated as MIRKYWWLVVFAVSVFLFDALLMQWIELMSTETDKCRNMNSVNPLKLVNCSELD; from the coding sequence ATGATTCGTAAATACTGGTGGCTGGTTGTCTTTGCTGTCTCTGTTTTCCTGTTCGATGCGCTGCTAATGCAGTGGATTGAACTCATGAGCACCGAAACCGATAAGTGTCGCAATATGAATTCCGTGAACCCGCTGAAATTAGTGAATTGCTCAGAGCTTGATTAA